One window of Nitrospira sp. genomic DNA carries:
- a CDS encoding DEAD/DEAH box helicase family protein, whose protein sequence is MRFCTHLKGKGSWFLPFDQGWNDEAGNQPNPYGIKTDYLWRKILTRDGLTDILENYAQIVEEKHEKTGKKKAVQIWPRFHQLDVVRKLLSDAGQHGVGRRYLVQHSAGSGKSNSIAWLAHQLIGLRKDDALAFDSIIVVTDRRILDKQIRDTIKQFAQVGATIGHAEHSGDLRKFIAEGKKIIISTVQKFPFILDEIGSEQRGKTFAIIIDEAHSSQGGRTSAAVSMALSAAGAEEEDETTEDKINRIMEAKKLLPNAGYFA, encoded by the coding sequence GTGCGGTTTTGCACGCATCTGAAAGGGAAAGGCTCGTGGTTTCTTCCGTTCGATCAAGGTTGGAACGATGAGGCGGGCAATCAACCAAATCCCTACGGCATTAAGACGGATTATCTATGGCGGAAGATCCTCACCCGTGACGGGCTAACCGATATTCTTGAGAACTATGCGCAGATCGTCGAGGAGAAGCATGAGAAGACCGGTAAGAAGAAGGCGGTGCAGATTTGGCCGCGCTTCCACCAGCTCGACGTAGTACGCAAGCTTCTTTCCGATGCAGGGCAGCATGGTGTAGGGCGACGGTATCTGGTCCAACATTCAGCCGGCAGCGGCAAATCCAATTCCATCGCCTGGCTTGCCCATCAACTCATCGGCCTGCGCAAAGATGACGCGTTGGCATTCGACTCGATCATTGTGGTGACGGATCGGCGCATCCTCGATAAACAGATTCGCGACACGATCAAACAGTTTGCTCAGGTGGGAGCGACCATCGGGCATGCCGAGCATTCTGGAGACCTTCGGAAGTTCATCGCCGAGGGGAAGAAGATCATCATCTCCACGGTGCAGAAGTTTCCTTTCATCCTGGACGAGATCGGGAGCGAGCAACGCGGGAAGACATTCGCGATCATCATCGATGAAGCGCATTCGAGTCAGGGCGGTCGCACGTCGGCAGCGGTCAGCATGGCGCTTTCTGCCGCTGGTGCCGAGGAGGAGGACGAAACCACTGAGGACAAGATCAACCGGATCATGGAGGCTAAGAAGCTCTTGCCCAACGCCGGCTACTTCGCCTAA
- a CDS encoding type I restriction endonuclease — MKTDTSEKGLESLIVTAMAGQAAGEAPPPGEGISLIRERYGGTGWLLGQAEDYDREFCVDLSQLRAFLQTTQPKLVEALDLDNDSPTRRRFLARLQGEISKRGVIDVLRHGVKDGPHHIELFFGTPSSGNEKAEALYAANRFSVTRQLRYSRDETQRALDLALFINGLPIATFELKNSLTKQTVEDAVE; from the coding sequence GTGAAGACCGATACCAGCGAGAAGGGTCTTGAAAGCCTCATCGTCACGGCAATGGCTGGCCAAGCAGCCGGTGAAGCGCCGCCCCCTGGCGAGGGCATTAGCCTCATTCGGGAACGATATGGCGGCACGGGATGGCTTCTCGGCCAAGCCGAAGACTACGACCGCGAGTTCTGCGTCGATCTTTCACAGCTCCGCGCCTTTCTCCAGACTACCCAGCCCAAACTTGTTGAAGCACTGGATCTCGATAACGACAGCCCGACGAGGCGTCGGTTTCTGGCTCGACTGCAGGGCGAGATTTCAAAGCGAGGTGTGATCGACGTACTGCGACATGGCGTGAAGGACGGCCCCCATCATATCGAGCTGTTCTTCGGTACACCCTCGTCAGGCAATGAGAAGGCCGAGGCGCTATACGCCGCCAACCGTTTCTCTGTCACACGTCAACTCCGTTACAGTCGTGATGAAACACAGCGGGCGCTCGACCTTGCCCTGTTCATCAATGGTCTTCCGATCGCCACGTTTGAACTAAAAAACAGCCTCACCAAGCAGACGGTTGAGGACGCCGTCGAGTAA
- a CDS encoding macro domain-containing protein: protein MIEPTTGDILVADAEALVNTVNCVGIMGRGVALQFRKAFPDNFKAYEAVCKRGELHPGRMFIFDTGSLANPRYIINFPTKRHWKGKSRLSDIESGLAALVVEIRRLGIRSIAIPPLGCGQGGLDWADVRPRIEQALSAVPDVRVLLFSPAGTPASVASTSSQPVPKMTAARAALVVLMQRYLAGLMDPFVSLLEVHKLLYFMQVAGEVSLRLRYVKAPYGPYAENLRHLLLSVEGQLTSGYTNGVDAPEKPLELVPGAIADAERFLEGHPDTQRRFQRVADLVKGFETPFGLELLSTVHWVSTQEGALTPDEAMTATFRWSERKRRFSPQQLTLAWHVLQDKGWLSAQSATHHA from the coding sequence ATGATTGAACCTACCACTGGCGATATTTTGGTTGCCGATGCTGAAGCATTGGTCAACACGGTTAACTGTGTCGGGATCATGGGTAGAGGAGTCGCCCTCCAGTTCCGCAAAGCCTTTCCTGACAACTTCAAGGCCTATGAAGCGGTGTGCAAGCGTGGTGAGTTGCATCCTGGGCGCATGTTTATCTTCGATACCGGCAGCCTCGCGAACCCACGATACATCATCAATTTCCCCACCAAGCGTCATTGGAAGGGGAAGAGCCGACTATCCGATATTGAATCCGGACTCGCTGCGCTTGTGGTGGAGATCCGTAGGCTAGGAATTCGGTCAATCGCGATTCCCCCGCTCGGGTGCGGACAGGGCGGACTTGATTGGGCCGACGTGCGGCCACGAATCGAGCAGGCATTGTCGGCCGTGCCGGACGTGCGGGTGTTGCTCTTCAGCCCTGCTGGTACGCCCGCCTCTGTGGCTTCGACCTCATCCCAGCCTGTCCCGAAGATGACCGCCGCACGAGCGGCATTAGTTGTACTGATGCAACGGTACCTCGCGGGACTCATGGATCCCTTCGTCAGTCTTCTGGAAGTGCACAAACTTCTGTACTTCATGCAGGTGGCGGGAGAGGTATCTCTTAGACTTCGATATGTGAAAGCTCCGTATGGACCATATGCGGAGAACCTGCGTCACCTTCTCTTGAGCGTGGAAGGACAGCTCACCTCCGGGTATACCAACGGAGTGGACGCCCCCGAGAAGCCCCTCGAACTCGTGCCGGGAGCTATTGCCGATGCAGAACGGTTTCTGGAAGGACATCCGGATACGCAACGTCGCTTCCAGCGGGTGGCCGACCTCGTCAAAGGGTTCGAGACGCCATTCGGCCTTGAGTTGCTCTCCACCGTTCATTGGGTTTCAACACAGGAAGGCGCTCTGACACCGGATGAGGCTATGACAGCGACATTTAGATGGAGCGAGCGAAAGCGACGTTTCTCACCCCAACAGCTTACTCTCGCCTGGCATGTGCTTCAGGACAAGGGGTGGCTCTCCGCTCAATCTGCCACGCATCACGCGTGA
- a CDS encoding DUF4433 domain-containing protein, whose protein sequence is MSAVPAEPKIYHITHVDNLAAIVNDRKLVSDATMLERGGPNVAIGMSAIKKRRVEEIHVLCHPGTKVGDYVPFYFCPRSVMLYLIHRANHPDLTYRGGQEPIVHLEADLHEVVEWAENKGRRWAFSLSNAGSYYVEICEGLDQLHRVNWAAVAETDFRSSEVKEGKQAELLIHESFPWQLVCRIGVYSAGIKTRAEAALEGATHRPPVAILSHWYY, encoded by the coding sequence GTGAGTGCGGTTCCGGCGGAGCCGAAGATTTACCACATCACGCATGTGGATAACCTGGCTGCCATCGTGAACGATCGTAAGCTTGTCTCTGACGCCACCATGCTTGAACGAGGCGGGCCAAACGTCGCGATCGGGATGTCTGCCATTAAGAAGCGGCGAGTCGAAGAAATCCATGTGCTCTGTCACCCTGGGACCAAAGTCGGCGACTACGTTCCATTTTATTTCTGCCCACGGTCTGTGATGCTGTACCTGATTCATCGTGCCAATCATCCAGATCTGACGTATCGTGGTGGGCAAGAACCGATTGTTCATTTAGAGGCGGATCTGCACGAAGTTGTGGAGTGGGCTGAGAACAAAGGTCGCCGGTGGGCTTTTAGCCTTTCCAACGCTGGTTCTTACTATGTCGAGATTTGTGAAGGGCTTGATCAACTCCATCGAGTGAACTGGGCAGCTGTCGCTGAGACCGATTTCCGTTCCTCTGAGGTGAAAGAAGGTAAGCAAGCAGAACTTCTTATTCATGAGTCATTCCCATGGCAATTGGTTTGCCGGATTGGGGTTTATTCAGCGGGTATAAAGACTCGGGCAGAGGCGGCGCTAGAAGGTGCGACTCACAGGCCACCTGTTGCTATTCTTAGCCATTGGTATTATTGA
- a CDS encoding restriction endonuclease subunit S gives MTTTLKPYPAYKDSGVPWLGKVPSMWSIARNGGLFAQRNETGFAHLPILEVSLKTGVKVRNFQESGRKQVMSDRDKYKRARKGDLAYNMMRMWQGAIGMAPTDGLVSPAYVVARPLQGVEPRFYLNLFRTDDYMGEVDKFSHGIVKDRNRLYWEEFKRMPSPVPPSNEQAAIVRFLDHADLQIKRYIHAKQKLIKLLEEQKQVMIYRAVTRGLDPNVRLKPSGVEWLGDVPEHWEVRRLKTVCTMKSGDGITAISIEPAGNYPVYGGNGVRGFTSRYTHDGDFVLIGRQGALCGNVHVARGPFWASEHAVVTTLRDNHCLDWLAALLRAMNLNQYSIAAAQPGLAVERVLNLWVPVPRRPEQDGLAAHIDEATAQLATAVEWTRREIALLHEYRTRLIADVVTGKLDVREAAAKLPDETEEVESLDEAETPMEDDEETEASTLDDVPEEAEA, from the coding sequence ATGACAACCACTCTCAAACCCTATCCCGCCTATAAAGACTCCGGAGTACCGTGGCTGGGCAAAGTACCTTCGATGTGGAGCATCGCACGCAATGGTGGGCTATTTGCACAGCGAAATGAGACGGGATTCGCTCATCTTCCGATCTTGGAGGTCTCACTCAAGACCGGCGTCAAGGTGCGAAACTTTCAAGAGAGCGGTCGAAAGCAGGTGATGTCTGATCGCGACAAGTACAAGCGAGCTCGTAAGGGCGATCTTGCCTACAACATGATGCGAATGTGGCAGGGTGCAATAGGAATGGCACCGACCGATGGCCTAGTTAGTCCAGCATACGTCGTCGCCCGGCCGTTACAAGGGGTCGAACCGAGATTTTACTTGAATCTGTTCCGAACCGACGACTACATGGGCGAGGTCGACAAGTTCTCACACGGGATCGTCAAGGATAGGAACCGGCTCTACTGGGAAGAGTTCAAGCGGATGCCTTCACCGGTTCCACCGTCAAATGAACAAGCCGCGATTGTTCGTTTTCTCGACCATGCGGACCTGCAGATCAAGCGCTATATCCACGCCAAGCAGAAACTGATCAAGCTGTTGGAAGAGCAGAAGCAGGTCATGATCTACCGCGCCGTCACTCGCGGCCTCGACCCCAACGTTCGACTCAAGCCATCCGGCGTCGAATGGCTTGGTGACGTACCGGAGCATTGGGAGGTGCGACGACTGAAGACAGTCTGCACGATGAAGAGCGGTGATGGAATAACAGCCATCTCTATCGAGCCTGCCGGCAATTACCCCGTCTATGGGGGCAACGGCGTCCGCGGCTTCACGTCACGCTACACCCATGATGGTGACTTCGTACTTATCGGACGCCAAGGAGCACTGTGCGGCAATGTGCATGTGGCACGTGGCCCATTTTGGGCCTCGGAACACGCCGTCGTGACGACACTGCGGGACAATCACTGCCTGGATTGGCTCGCGGCGCTTCTTCGCGCAATGAACCTGAACCAGTACTCGATCGCAGCCGCGCAACCGGGTCTCGCCGTTGAGAGGGTACTCAATCTCTGGGTGCCAGTGCCGCGCCGGCCTGAGCAGGACGGACTTGCGGCTCATATTGACGAGGCAACAGCCCAGCTTGCGACTGCCGTTGAGTGGACCCGCCGTGAAATCGCCCTCCTCCATGAATACCGCACCCGCTTGATCGCCGATGTGGTCACCGGCAAGCTCGATGTGCGCGAGGCGGCGGCCAAGTTGCCGGATGAGACTGAAGAGGTTGAATCGCTCGATGAAGCAGAAACTCCTATGGAAGATGACGAAGAGACGGAGGCTTCCACTCTCGATGACGTTCCTGAAGAGGCTGAGGCGTGA
- a CDS encoding DNA adenine methylase → MKNSSPLRYPGGKASMTDLLTSIRTINRLGDRAVAEPFAGGAGASLSLLYREETHEIHINDVDSAIHDFWWSIVNRPKPFLVMLRSSRVSMAEWHRQRDTYRCSSGVSRLRRGFAAFYLNRCNRSGIIINGGPIGGVKQTGRWKLDARFNKPELGARCAKVAEYRDRIYVSQMDALEFIEGRDRDRTFFFIDPPYYAKGETLYLNKLDHAYHQGLAKQLRNMSRAAWVLTYDECPEIREMYADWATIRHFSLRYSASERRCGKEILITPRWMQLPERQRSNAIKWCAVQHGE, encoded by the coding sequence ATGAAAAACTCCAGCCCTCTTCGCTATCCGGGCGGCAAAGCATCCATGACCGACTTGCTTACCAGTATCCGGACAATTAATCGGCTTGGTGATCGTGCCGTTGCCGAGCCCTTTGCAGGCGGAGCTGGTGCCTCCCTGTCATTGCTGTATCGAGAGGAAACACACGAGATCCATATTAACGATGTTGATTCCGCCATTCACGATTTTTGGTGGTCAATTGTAAATCGCCCTAAGCCATTCTTGGTAATGCTACGTTCCAGCCGTGTGAGTATGGCTGAGTGGCATCGGCAGCGAGATACTTACCGATGCAGTAGCGGTGTCTCTCGGCTTCGCAGGGGCTTTGCTGCGTTCTACCTCAACCGCTGCAACCGCTCTGGGATCATCATAAACGGCGGTCCGATAGGTGGTGTTAAGCAAACAGGAAGATGGAAGCTTGACGCAAGATTCAACAAGCCGGAACTGGGAGCCCGGTGTGCGAAGGTGGCAGAATACCGTGACCGAATATATGTCTCACAGATGGATGCTCTCGAGTTCATCGAGGGGCGCGATCGGGACAGGACGTTTTTCTTTATCGATCCCCCATACTATGCGAAAGGGGAAACGCTGTATCTGAACAAGCTCGATCACGCCTATCACCAAGGGCTGGCTAAACAATTACGCAACATGAGCAGAGCAGCATGGGTATTGACCTATGATGAGTGCCCAGAGATACGCGAGATGTATGCTGATTGGGCTACCATCCGTCACTTTTCACTTCGATACTCTGCATCAGAGCGACGGTGCGGGAAAGAAATCCTAATCACCCCTAGGTGGATGCAGCTCCCCGAGAGACAGCGCTCCAATGCTATTAAGTGGTGTGCAGTTCAGCATGGAGAGTGA
- a CDS encoding class I SAM-dependent DNA methyltransferase, whose product MIVVGLRAPYCSTLRKPVSLRAPSTRPILKKHLSIAQDGIMAVSNGDLNWIANFIWGIADDVLRDLYVRGKYRDVILPMTVLRRLDAVLEPTKQAVLDMKASLDKAKVVHQDPALRQAAGQDFYNTSKFTLRDLKARANQQQLRADFEAYLDGFSPNVQDILEKFEFRNQIPRLSKADALGTLINKFLSPDINLSPNPVKNPDGSVKHPGLDNHAMGTMFEELVRRFNEENNEEAGEHWTPRDAVKLMAKLIFLPIAEQIQSGTYLLYDGACGTGGMLTVAEDTLQQLAREHKKKVATHLYGQEINAETYAIAKADLLLKGEGEAADNIIGGPEHSTLSNDAFPSREFDFMLSNPPYGKSWKSDLERMGGKEGLKDPRFIIQHAGEAEYSLVTRSSDGQMLFLANMLSKMKHKTKLGSRIAEVHNGSSLFTGDAGQGESNIRRWIIENDWLEAIVALPLNMFYNTGIATYIWILTNRKPDHRKGKVQLIDATQWFKPLRKNLGKKNCELSDGNIKRICQTFLEFKETEQSKIFPNAAFGYWKVTVERPLRLKGIDPTRAYTPKEIKALRETAERDENALPVIKKVHKRGSKPDPLRGLFEVTLDGKPCVVEYEPDTVLRDTEQIPLLEEGGIEAFIRREVLPHATDAWYDAESVKTGYEINFTRYFYRPQPLRSLHEIRADILKLEKETEGLLGEIVGGGKA is encoded by the coding sequence GTGATCGTTGTCGGCCTTCGCGCTCCCTATTGTTCGACTCTCCGAAAGCCGGTATCCTTGCGCGCGCCGAGTACCCGACCGATCCTCAAGAAACATCTGTCAATTGCCCAAGATGGGATTATGGCCGTGAGCAATGGTGATCTGAACTGGATTGCAAACTTCATTTGGGGAATCGCGGATGATGTGCTGCGCGATCTCTATGTGCGTGGGAAATATCGCGATGTCATCCTGCCGATGACCGTGCTTCGCCGATTAGACGCCGTGTTGGAGCCGACCAAGCAAGCCGTGCTGGATATGAAGGCCTCGCTGGATAAGGCCAAGGTCGTTCATCAAGATCCGGCGTTGCGTCAGGCGGCAGGTCAGGATTTTTACAACACGTCAAAGTTTACACTTCGCGATCTCAAGGCCCGCGCGAATCAGCAGCAGCTCAGGGCTGATTTCGAGGCCTACTTGGATGGTTTCTCTCCCAACGTCCAAGACATCCTGGAGAAGTTTGAATTTCGAAACCAAATCCCACGCCTCTCAAAGGCCGATGCCCTCGGTACGTTAATCAACAAGTTCCTCTCGCCGGATATCAACCTAAGCCCCAATCCCGTCAAGAACCCTGATGGATCGGTGAAGCATCCGGGCCTTGATAATCATGCGATGGGGACGATGTTTGAAGAACTGGTCCGCCGGTTCAACGAGGAAAACAACGAAGAGGCCGGCGAACACTGGACGCCTCGCGATGCCGTGAAACTGATGGCCAAGCTCATCTTTCTCCCAATTGCCGAACAGATTCAGTCTGGTACCTATTTGCTCTATGACGGGGCCTGCGGCACGGGCGGCATGCTCACAGTGGCAGAAGATACGCTTCAGCAACTCGCGAGGGAGCACAAGAAGAAGGTGGCGACTCACCTCTACGGTCAGGAGATCAATGCCGAGACCTATGCCATCGCCAAGGCCGATCTGCTGCTCAAGGGAGAAGGCGAAGCGGCGGACAACATCATCGGGGGGCCGGAGCACTCGACGCTCTCGAACGATGCCTTTCCATCGCGCGAATTCGATTTCATGCTGTCGAACCCACCCTACGGCAAGAGTTGGAAGAGCGACCTCGAACGGATGGGCGGCAAGGAGGGCCTCAAGGACCCGCGCTTCATCATTCAGCACGCAGGAGAGGCCGAGTACTCGCTGGTGACTCGTTCCAGCGACGGCCAGATGCTGTTCTTGGCCAACATGCTTAGCAAGATGAAGCACAAGACCAAACTGGGAAGCCGTATCGCCGAGGTGCACAATGGCTCGTCGCTCTTCACCGGCGATGCCGGCCAGGGCGAGAGCAACATTCGCCGTTGGATCATCGAGAATGATTGGCTTGAAGCCATCGTTGCCCTGCCCCTCAACATGTTCTACAACACAGGCATTGCGACATACATTTGGATACTGACCAATCGAAAGCCGGATCATCGCAAGGGCAAGGTCCAGCTTATCGATGCGACACAGTGGTTCAAGCCGCTCCGTAAGAACCTCGGCAAAAAGAACTGCGAGTTATCGGATGGCAACATCAAGCGTATCTGCCAGACCTTTCTCGAATTCAAAGAGACCGAGCAATCGAAAATCTTCCCCAACGCCGCCTTTGGCTATTGGAAGGTCACGGTCGAGCGGCCGCTCCGGCTCAAGGGCATTGATCCGACCCGAGCCTATACACCCAAAGAGATTAAGGCACTGAGGGAGACTGCCGAGCGGGATGAGAACGCGCTGCCTGTCATCAAGAAAGTGCATAAAAGGGGTTCCAAGCCTGATCCGCTGCGCGGGCTCTTCGAGGTCACACTCGATGGAAAGCCATGCGTGGTTGAGTACGAGCCCGATACGGTACTCCGCGATACGGAGCAGATCCCGCTGCTGGAGGAAGGCGGTATCGAAGCCTTTATCCGACGAGAAGTTCTGCCCCACGCGACCGATGCCTGGTACGACGCCGAGAGCGTGAAAACCGGCTACGAGATCAACTTCACCCGCTACTTCTACAGGCCGCAACCACTGCGATCACTTCATGAAATCAGAGCCGACATCCTGAAATTGGAGAAGGAGACAGAGGGACTGCTGGGTGAGATTGTTGGGGGAGGCAAGGCATGA
- a CDS encoding DUF3488 and transglutaminase-like domain-containing protein: MPFDQALRFASIWLASTSFIGLTLGAGLPEWLAALTGAALIVALLRNGGGRFVERLAMLTPISASGWNLLVILGFLGFWVDVLWVSGELLSAGVHFLMVLMIIKLFNLKLRRDYLHLYAISLVAILASGSLTTELWYLPIFLLYLLAAVWTLLLFQLTKNRDGTRMPTMSATLRAQPPASVSQVTPQLFWLANGLALATFGLTLAIFFTIPRVSAGFYQKGFGENMRTSGFSETVNLGEIGPIKRDPTVVMRVELPDGSRHEAGRLYLRGVAFDQYDGKAWTNRLSYRRTVREDGTGTFVLHGTRSPASARLGETIRQTILLEPLDTTVLFAAPHIERVSGKFPNVQSDLTGSAYLPFPSSSRIEYSVLSRSNPVLPADLSSESSLYPESFARHFLQIPAQSERIAVLAKEVTHTQRTTYDKANAIQSFLTRNFRYSLDAPLRDQDQPLEEFLFIRKTGYCEHYATAMVMMLRTIGIPARLVTGFLATEWNEYGNYYLVRQQDAHAWVEMHLPNSGWITMDPTPPSIENVAGGSPAWHALGRMMDTIRLQWSRLFVQYSATDQLAVVRELKAGGTSARTKALDSMGTLFSSFMTMLGGMTEYASRGTIQSLAEVLGPALIGLAVLLWLGIKQPWVKGMAGKKTSQDEQLITQLYGRMISHLTRKGILKPTAMPPLEFARLTQERWSDAGSVVASITELYCRARFGRISPTREELSLAEDHLRQLIELQKP; the protein is encoded by the coding sequence ATGCCGTTTGATCAGGCCCTTCGGTTCGCGTCGATTTGGTTGGCATCCACGTCCTTCATCGGATTGACGCTCGGGGCAGGTCTGCCGGAATGGCTGGCTGCGCTGACCGGGGCTGCGCTGATCGTGGCTCTCTTGCGGAACGGAGGGGGTAGGTTTGTGGAGCGGCTTGCCATGTTGACGCCAATTTCAGCCTCCGGATGGAATCTTCTTGTCATCCTCGGCTTTCTTGGCTTCTGGGTGGATGTGTTGTGGGTCTCGGGAGAACTCCTTTCGGCAGGAGTTCACTTCCTCATGGTCCTTATGATCATCAAGCTCTTCAACCTCAAGCTTCGCCGCGATTATCTGCATCTCTACGCCATCAGCCTCGTGGCGATCCTGGCCTCCGGGTCCCTCACGACGGAGCTATGGTACCTCCCCATTTTCTTGCTCTATCTTTTGGCAGCTGTGTGGACCCTGTTGCTGTTTCAGCTGACCAAAAATCGAGATGGCACCCGAATGCCGACGATGTCGGCCACTCTGCGAGCACAACCTCCTGCCTCGGTCAGCCAGGTGACACCACAACTCTTTTGGCTTGCGAACGGGCTTGCCCTCGCAACCTTTGGTCTAACGTTAGCGATTTTCTTTACGATTCCCCGAGTCAGTGCAGGGTTCTACCAAAAAGGCTTTGGGGAGAACATGCGCACGTCGGGATTCTCCGAAACGGTGAACTTGGGAGAGATCGGGCCCATCAAGCGAGATCCCACTGTCGTGATGCGGGTCGAGTTGCCCGATGGCTCTCGGCATGAAGCGGGTCGGCTGTATTTACGAGGTGTGGCATTCGATCAATACGACGGCAAGGCCTGGACGAATCGACTGAGTTACCGACGGACTGTGCGCGAAGACGGGACCGGGACGTTCGTCCTTCACGGTACTCGATCTCCCGCGTCGGCCCGCCTTGGCGAAACCATCCGACAGACCATTCTTTTGGAACCGCTCGACACCACCGTGCTTTTTGCTGCCCCTCATATCGAGAGAGTCAGTGGAAAATTCCCGAACGTCCAGTCAGACCTAACCGGATCTGCCTACTTGCCATTCCCCAGTTCGTCGCGAATCGAGTATTCCGTCCTTTCCCGCTCCAACCCGGTACTACCGGCGGATCTCAGTTCGGAATCCAGCCTCTACCCGGAATCATTTGCCCGACATTTCTTGCAGATCCCCGCTCAATCCGAACGGATCGCTGTCCTGGCCAAGGAAGTCACTCACACCCAACGCACGACGTACGACAAAGCCAACGCCATTCAATCGTTCCTGACGCGCAACTTTCGCTATAGCCTTGATGCGCCTCTGAGAGATCAGGACCAGCCGCTTGAAGAGTTTCTCTTCATCCGCAAGACCGGGTATTGCGAACATTATGCGACAGCCATGGTGATGATGCTCCGGACCATCGGAATCCCCGCGCGCCTCGTCACAGGCTTCCTCGCGACCGAATGGAACGAGTACGGAAACTACTACTTGGTCAGACAGCAGGACGCCCATGCCTGGGTCGAGATGCACCTACCGAATTCCGGGTGGATTACGATGGATCCAACTCCGCCTTCGATCGAAAATGTCGCCGGCGGGTCTCCCGCATGGCACGCGTTGGGACGGATGATGGATACTATCAGACTCCAGTGGAGCCGATTGTTTGTACAGTACAGTGCCACGGATCAACTTGCCGTTGTGCGGGAGTTGAAAGCGGGAGGTACATCAGCCCGAACCAAGGCACTCGATTCCATGGGCACACTCTTCAGCTCCTTCATGACGATGCTCGGTGGGATGACGGAATACGCATCGAGAGGAACGATACAGTCCTTGGCTGAGGTGCTTGGCCCAGCGCTGATCGGTCTCGCCGTTCTTCTCTGGCTAGGGATCAAGCAGCCCTGGGTCAAGGGGATGGCCGGTAAAAAGACGTCTCAGGACGAGCAGCTCATCACGCAGCTCTACGGACGAATGATCAGCCACCTAACTCGTAAGGGTATTTTAAAACCCACCGCGATGCCGCCCCTTGAGTTCGCCCGCCTCACTCAGGAACGATGGAGCGATGCCGGTTCGGTGGTCGCCTCCATTACAGAGCTCTATTGCCGAGCACGATTCGGTCGAATTTCTCCCACCAGAGAGGAACTGTCCCTCGCCGAAGATCATCTTCGCCAACTGATAGAGTTGCAGAAACCATAG
- a CDS encoding DUF58 domain-containing protein, with product MTSEGVQFLLFTLAIGLAAINTGNNLFYLLFAMMLSLILTSGVVAEYCLRRLEFHRHLPDHLLVNEPATVTLVAKNRKSWLASFSLTMFDVSDGHELQRGLEIRQLLPGASRLLSYPLVATRRGRLQLGGVCVETEFPFGLFKKQTFYPLEAAVIVCPEIKPMDESLLQGLFPAGPERSVHRRGYGNDLYNLRLYQAGDDSRKIHWPTTARTSQLTVRETEAEDQRRAIVHLPIIAPVSHDALFEQAVSLTASIIQLLAQRGYLLQLIVGSSRSSFGQGDLHLLDLLRMLALCERRSPHADSVVPDELPGDSLGIEGGTMIVVQSWLGPGDMESKHPTILIDGAVIAGASHAV from the coding sequence GTGACCTCAGAAGGCGTTCAATTCCTGCTGTTTACCCTGGCGATCGGCCTCGCAGCCATCAATACCGGCAACAATCTCTTCTATCTCTTGTTCGCCATGATGCTGAGCCTCATTTTGACCTCGGGAGTTGTGGCGGAATACTGTCTGCGACGGTTGGAATTCCACCGTCATCTTCCCGATCATCTCCTTGTGAATGAACCGGCCACCGTCACGCTGGTCGCGAAGAATCGGAAGTCATGGCTCGCCAGCTTTTCCTTGACGATGTTTGATGTCAGCGACGGTCACGAGTTGCAGCGAGGTCTGGAGATTCGCCAACTCCTTCCAGGCGCGAGCCGGCTCTTGTCGTATCCTCTCGTTGCCACGCGGCGTGGCCGGCTGCAATTAGGCGGGGTGTGCGTCGAGACGGAGTTTCCCTTCGGACTCTTCAAGAAACAAACCTTTTACCCGCTTGAAGCAGCAGTCATTGTCTGCCCGGAAATCAAGCCGATGGACGAGAGCCTGTTACAAGGCCTTTTCCCTGCAGGACCGGAACGGAGCGTCCACCGACGAGGATATGGCAATGATCTGTACAATCTGCGCCTGTATCAAGCCGGGGATGACTCGCGGAAAATCCACTGGCCGACGACGGCACGGACGTCCCAATTGACGGTTCGAGAAACCGAGGCCGAAGACCAACGCCGAGCCATCGTTCATCTACCGATTATCGCTCCAGTGAGCCACGATGCCTTGTTTGAACAGGCGGTCTCCCTCACGGCCTCCATCATTCAGCTCCTGGCACAACGCGGGTATCTTCTCCAGTTAATCGTGGGGTCGTCGCGCTCTTCATTCGGTCAAGGCGACCTTCACCTCTTGGACCTTCTTCGAATGCTCGCCCTCTGCGAACGGCGCTCGCCTCATGCAGACTCTGTCGTGCCGGATGAATTGCCCGGCGACTCATTAGGGATCGAAGGGGGAACGATGATCGTCGTGCAGTCATGGCTGGGACCGGGGGATATGGAGTCCAAACACCCCACCATTCTGATTGACGGAGCCGTCATCGCCGGAGCGTCACATGCCGTTTGA